The following are encoded in a window of Streptomyces sp. Go-475 genomic DNA:
- a CDS encoding AAA family ATPase yields MIVWVNGAFGSGKTTLVDELRAHWPEALVFDPEWVGFVLRQIVEVPTGDFQDLRLWRRQVTDLAIGLVEEYDRPVLVPMTLVDPGYVAEIFGALKDAGVGVHHFFLKVSRQVLEERIDGRSFTPDDPAQDERVRRWCKDRIAPCVAAADTLPGDTVFLDGELTPRRLAEQVLALVRAGA; encoded by the coding sequence TTGATCGTCTGGGTGAACGGTGCGTTCGGCAGCGGGAAGACGACGCTCGTGGACGAGTTGCGTGCCCACTGGCCCGAGGCGCTGGTCTTCGACCCGGAATGGGTCGGCTTCGTGCTGCGGCAGATCGTGGAGGTGCCGACCGGCGACTTCCAGGACCTCCGCCTGTGGCGCCGCCAGGTCACCGACCTCGCGATCGGCCTGGTCGAGGAGTACGACCGCCCGGTCCTGGTCCCGATGACTTTGGTCGACCCCGGGTATGTCGCTGAGATCTTCGGGGCGTTGAAGGACGCGGGCGTCGGCGTTCATCACTTCTTCCTCAAGGTCTCGCGACAGGTCCTGGAGGAACGGATCGACGGGCGGAGCTTCACACCGGACGACCCCGCGCAGGACGAACGGGTCCGGCGCTGGTGCAAGGACAGAATCGCGCCGTGCGTCGCCGCGGCCGACACGCTGCCCGGGGACACGGTGTTCCTCGACGGTGAGCTGACTCCGCGGCGACTGGCCGAGCAAGTGCTGGCCCTGGTCCGAGCCGGTGCCTGA
- a CDS encoding 1,4-alpha-glucan branching protein → MAVIHRTTLKPTKLELLTAWLPSRPWYRGGPAGPALAKAGGFRLDDPRGEVGIEFMVVTDTSGPHPTAYLLPLTYRGAPLDGAEHALVGTAEHGVLGRRWAYDGCHDPVLVAQLAALIEGRAQAQDQNTSDAPDREVTASFTGDGPLSPDVTVTDDREGTGLTTPHGTTFRLQRVLRPAPDDRPLPPQGAIGHVTGSWQLPDGTRARGLFAVLQTGPRT, encoded by the coding sequence ATGGCCGTCATCCACCGCACCACCCTCAAGCCGACCAAGCTGGAACTGCTCACCGCCTGGCTGCCCTCCCGCCCCTGGTACCGCGGTGGCCCGGCCGGACCGGCGCTGGCGAAGGCCGGCGGCTTCCGGCTGGACGACCCGCGGGGCGAGGTCGGGATCGAGTTCATGGTGGTCACCGACACCTCCGGCCCCCACCCGACCGCGTACCTGCTGCCGCTGACCTACCGCGGTGCCCCGCTCGACGGCGCCGAGCACGCCCTCGTCGGCACCGCGGAGCACGGCGTGCTGGGGCGGCGCTGGGCCTACGACGGCTGCCACGACCCCGTGCTGGTCGCCCAGTTGGCGGCTCTGATCGAGGGGCGGGCACAGGCCCAGGACCAGAACACCAGCGACGCCCCCGACCGGGAGGTCACCGCCTCCTTCACCGGTGACGGCCCCCTCTCCCCGGACGTCACCGTCACCGACGACCGGGAAGGCACCGGACTGACCACGCCGCACGGCACGACCTTCCGCCTGCAACGGGTCCTGCGGCCCGCACCGGACGACCGGCCGCTCCCCCCGCAGGGAGCGATCGGCCATGTCACCGGTTCCTGGCAGCTGCCGGACGGCACTCGCGCCCGGGGCCTGTTCGCCGTCCTGCAGACCGGTCCCCGGACCTAG
- a CDS encoding cytochrome P450: MSLQQPCPYQDGRVVIDPAFKADAPARYARLRQLGPIHPAEFHLGLKGWVVVGYDLAREALTHPALLKDATPAAEALAAAGYVLHQPKVGLGAQMMEADPPEHTRLRRLASAAFTPRRTAELAPRVEQIAHDLIDALPPSGEADLVEAFNAPLPATVIAELLGIPREHHLDFRRWSGQALRVASPEHRPALAGLHGLLADLVAEKRRRPQDDLLSALVAVRDEEDGRLSEEELVGTAMMLVVAGHESTVNLLGNAVLALLQHPEQLELLRERPGLMPGAVEEFLRHDTSVERSTSRYASQDLELGGVAIPRGSMIVVALGSAGHDAPQAVGDDPAVLDVTRPGARHLAFGHGIHYCLGAPLARLETDIALRTLLSRVPELELAAPVDSLDWIGSGIIRGVLSLPVRYRVG, from the coding sequence ATGAGCCTGCAGCAGCCATGCCCCTACCAGGACGGCAGGGTGGTCATCGATCCCGCCTTCAAGGCGGACGCCCCCGCGCGGTACGCGCGGCTGCGGCAGCTGGGACCCATTCACCCGGCCGAGTTCCATCTGGGCCTGAAGGGCTGGGTGGTCGTCGGCTACGACCTGGCCCGGGAGGCGCTGACCCACCCCGCTCTGCTCAAGGACGCCACACCCGCCGCCGAGGCCCTGGCCGCCGCCGGCTACGTCCTCCACCAGCCCAAGGTGGGACTCGGGGCGCAGATGATGGAGGCCGACCCGCCCGAGCACACCCGGCTGCGCCGACTGGCCTCGGCCGCCTTCACCCCCCGCCGCACAGCCGAACTCGCCCCGCGCGTCGAGCAGATCGCCCACGACCTGATCGACGCGTTGCCGCCGTCGGGCGAGGCCGACCTCGTCGAGGCCTTCAACGCCCCGCTGCCCGCCACGGTCATCGCCGAACTCCTCGGCATCCCCCGGGAGCACCACCTCGACTTCCGCCGCTGGTCGGGGCAGGCGCTCCGGGTGGCCTCACCCGAGCACCGTCCGGCGCTGGCCGGTCTGCACGGGCTGCTGGCCGACCTGGTCGCGGAGAAGCGCCGCCGCCCCCAGGACGACCTGCTGTCCGCCCTGGTCGCCGTACGCGACGAGGAGGACGGCCGGCTCTCCGAGGAGGAACTGGTGGGGACGGCCATGATGCTGGTCGTCGCCGGCCACGAAAGCACGGTGAACCTGCTGGGCAACGCCGTGCTGGCCCTCCTGCAACACCCCGAGCAGCTGGAGCTGTTGCGTGAGCGGCCCGGGCTGATGCCCGGCGCCGTGGAGGAGTTCCTGCGCCATGACACCTCGGTCGAACGCTCCACCAGCCGCTACGCGTCGCAGGACCTGGAGTTGGGCGGGGTGGCGATCCCCCGGGGGAGCATGATCGTCGTGGCGCTCGGATCGGCCGGGCACGACGCCCCGCAGGCCGTGGGCGACGACCCCGCCGTTCTCGACGTGACGCGGCCGGGCGCCCGTCATCTCGCCTTCGGACACGGCATCCACTACTGCCTGGGCGCGCCCCTCGCCCGGCTGGAGACGGACATCGCCCTGCGCACCCTGCTGTCCCGCGTCCCGGAACTCGAACTCGCCGCCCCGGTCGACTCGCTCGACTGGATCGGCTCCGGGATCATCCGGGGTGTGCTGTCCCTGCCGGTGCGCTACCGCGTCGGCTGA